A stretch of the Rosa rugosa chromosome 5, drRosRugo1.1, whole genome shotgun sequence genome encodes the following:
- the LOC133710852 gene encoding probable LRR receptor-like serine/threonine-protein kinase At1g53420 yields MLTGSVPDWLKGDNIDLSYNDFTTKSAAVSCEPQGGLSVSCLKIAKCPKTWYSLHINCGGKEATLSEWCGREEVKQHIPRLISMWSELSGQSLWLKHICKICVGTSWRPSSKFVVMFWLDRISS; encoded by the exons ATGCTCACTGGATCTGTGCCAGATTGGCTGAAAGGAGACAACAT TGATCTTTCATACAACGATTTCACCACTAAGTCAGCAGCTGTTAGTTGTGAACCACAAGGCGGCTT ATCTGTTTCATGTTTGAAAATTGCAAAATGTCCAAAAA CTTGGTACTCTCTCCACATAAATTGTGGCGGAAAAGAAGCAACTCTCAGTGAATGGTG TGGGAGAGAAGAAGTAAAACAGCATATTCCCAGGTTGATATCGATGTGGTCAGAACTGAGTGGGCAAAGTTTGTGGTTAAAACATATATGTAAGATTTGTGTTGGTACTTCTTGGAGACCTAGTTCAAAGTTTGTGGTTATGTTTTGGTTGGACAGGATCAGTAGCTAG